In one Nocardioides luteus genomic region, the following are encoded:
- the mshD gene encoding mycothiol synthase — MALSVEQVLDIAKATEAYDGVAPLDEATLLTLRNRPEDATIWGDVRGFGLLIGTELSLVVLTQHRGVGLGRQLLLRAPSVPAGTTAWSHGDNPAAAALAAKQGWERTRELWVMRRPAAGLPAAPEPAEGIVVRSFEPGDEAELLRVNAAAFAHHPEQGSLDEAGLRERMSEPWFDASGLVTAWEGEKLLAFHWTKRHSETEGEVYVVGVDPAAQGRGLGKLVTLLGLRHLADAGVDAIHLYVEGDNTPAVRLYEGLGFTRAAADTHVQYTRS; from the coding sequence ATGGCACTCAGCGTCGAGCAGGTCCTGGACATCGCGAAGGCGACCGAGGCGTACGACGGGGTGGCACCGCTCGACGAGGCGACCCTGCTCACGCTGCGCAACCGTCCGGAGGACGCCACGATCTGGGGGGACGTACGTGGCTTCGGGCTGTTGATCGGCACCGAGCTGTCGCTGGTGGTGCTGACCCAGCATCGCGGCGTGGGGCTGGGGCGTCAGCTGCTGCTCCGCGCGCCTTCGGTTCCAGCCGGGACGACGGCGTGGTCGCACGGTGACAACCCGGCCGCAGCTGCGCTGGCCGCGAAGCAGGGCTGGGAGCGTACGCGTGAGCTGTGGGTGATGCGGCGCCCCGCTGCCGGGCTGCCGGCCGCTCCCGAGCCCGCCGAGGGGATCGTCGTACGCAGCTTCGAGCCCGGTGACGAGGCCGAGCTGCTCCGGGTCAACGCCGCCGCCTTCGCGCACCATCCCGAGCAGGGCTCGCTCGACGAGGCCGGGCTGCGGGAGCGGATGTCGGAGCCGTGGTTCGACGCATCGGGGCTGGTCACCGCGTGGGAGGGCGAGAAGCTCCTCGCGTTCCACTGGACCAAGCGCCACAGCGAGACCGAGGGCGAGGTCTATGTCGTCGGCGTCGACCCCGCCGCCCAGGGTCGCGGCCTCGGCAAGCTGGTCACCCTCCTCGGGCTGCGTCACCTGGCAGATGCCGGGGTGGATGCGATCCATCTCTACGTCGAGGGCGACAACACCCCGGCCGTACGTCTCTACGAAGGGCTCGGCTTCACCCGGGCCGCGGCGGACACGCACGTCCAGTACACGCGCAGCTAG
- the ygfZ gene encoding CAF17-like 4Fe-4S cluster assembly/insertion protein YgfZ, which produces MMTASPLLSLPGAVAGDGADAPVAAHYGSFNLEQRTLASGEGFVDLSHRDVVRIAGPDRLTWLHSLTSQAFEGLAPGAWTSALILSPQGHVEHFFSGVDDGTAFLAWTEPGAGSALVDYLERMKFWSDVTVTAEPSQASVWRPSQGYSFVPRESLEKYAAAAGPACGFWAFEALRIERGEPRFGVDTDARTIPNEVGWVPGSEETVGPEYAVHLDKGCYRGQETVARVHTLGRPPRRLVLLHLDGSENRLPAAGSELVFGEKTVGFVGSSARHHELGPIALGLVKRNVPVDAQLVVDGMPVAQEVLVDPEIGLHIRPLR; this is translated from the coding sequence ATGATGACTGCCAGCCCGCTTCTGTCCCTGCCCGGCGCCGTCGCCGGCGACGGTGCCGACGCACCTGTCGCCGCGCACTACGGATCGTTCAACCTGGAGCAGCGGACGTTGGCCTCCGGCGAGGGCTTCGTCGACCTGTCCCACCGTGACGTCGTGCGGATCGCGGGGCCCGACCGGCTGACCTGGCTGCACTCGCTGACCTCGCAGGCGTTCGAGGGTCTGGCCCCAGGCGCCTGGACCTCGGCCCTGATCCTGTCGCCGCAGGGACATGTCGAGCACTTCTTCTCCGGCGTCGACGACGGCACCGCCTTCCTGGCGTGGACCGAGCCGGGCGCCGGTTCGGCGCTGGTCGACTACCTGGAGCGGATGAAGTTCTGGTCCGATGTGACCGTGACGGCGGAGCCGTCGCAGGCCTCCGTCTGGCGTCCCTCGCAGGGCTACTCGTTCGTCCCGCGCGAGTCCTTGGAGAAGTACGCCGCTGCCGCAGGCCCCGCCTGCGGGTTCTGGGCGTTCGAAGCTCTCCGGATCGAGCGTGGTGAGCCGCGGTTCGGCGTGGACACCGATGCGCGCACGATCCCCAACGAGGTCGGCTGGGTGCCGGGTTCGGAGGAGACCGTCGGCCCGGAGTACGCGGTCCACCTCGACAAGGGCTGCTACCGCGGCCAGGAGACCGTCGCTCGCGTGCACACGCTGGGCCGTCCGCCGCGGCGCCTGGTGCTTCTCCACCTCGACGGCTCGGAGAACCGGCTGCCCGCCGCCGGCTCCGAGCTGGTCTTCGGTGAGAAGACGGTCGGCTTCGTCGGCTCGTCCGCTCGCCACCACGAGCTCGGCCCGATCGCGTTGGGGCTGGTCAAGCGCAACGTACCTGTGGATGCGCAGCTCGTCGTGGACGGGATGCCCGTCGCTCAGGAGGTCCTCGTCGACCCCGAGATCGGCCTCCACATCCGCCCGCTCCGGTGA
- a CDS encoding ADP-ribosylglycohydrolase family protein, translating into MELNESQSDRAAGAIVGTAVADALGAHYEFDRPPLGADEKAQMLGGGLGPFAPGEWTDDTTMAWCILDAAAGGLDLRSEDGLTAVARNFRTWAESDPKDIGNQTARVLTTAGPAPTAADLRQVSEKLHEMTGHTGGNGSLMRTAPVPLPYLGDRPAVAEAAAAVSALTHWDEHAQSGCVLWSLAIEHAVTHGEFDVRSGLSLLSPAEASFWTEKLDEAETAPPATFNPNGWVVTALQAAWSSIAQTPSTGPEHYVEALNTAIRIGNDTDTIAAIAGGLLGARWGASAIPAEWRKLSHGYPGIPGDFLATLALDAVAAGRAGS; encoded by the coding sequence GTGGAGCTGAACGAGTCTCAGAGTGACCGGGCCGCCGGGGCCATCGTCGGGACCGCGGTGGCGGATGCGCTCGGGGCTCACTACGAGTTCGACCGGCCCCCGCTCGGGGCGGACGAGAAGGCGCAGATGCTCGGCGGCGGGCTCGGCCCGTTCGCGCCCGGGGAGTGGACCGACGACACCACGATGGCCTGGTGCATCCTCGACGCTGCCGCCGGCGGGCTCGACCTGCGCAGCGAGGACGGTCTGACCGCGGTCGCCCGTAACTTCCGGACCTGGGCCGAGTCGGACCCGAAGGACATCGGCAACCAGACCGCACGCGTGCTCACCACAGCCGGCCCCGCGCCGACCGCGGCTGACCTGCGGCAGGTCTCGGAGAAGTTGCACGAGATGACCGGTCACACCGGCGGCAACGGCTCCCTGATGCGTACGGCTCCGGTCCCCCTTCCCTATCTCGGTGACCGCCCCGCCGTCGCCGAGGCGGCCGCGGCAGTGAGCGCGCTGACGCACTGGGACGAGCACGCCCAGTCCGGCTGCGTCCTCTGGTCCCTGGCGATCGAGCACGCGGTGACGCACGGCGAGTTCGACGTACGCTCCGGCCTGTCCCTCCTCTCCCCCGCCGAGGCGTCCTTCTGGACCGAGAAGCTCGACGAGGCGGAGACTGCGCCGCCTGCGACCTTCAACCCCAACGGCTGGGTCGTCACCGCGCTGCAAGCTGCCTGGTCCTCGATCGCCCAGACCCCGTCCACCGGACCCGAGCACTATGTCGAGGCCCTCAACACCGCCATCCGGATCGGCAACGACACCGACACCATCGCCGCCATCGCCGGTGGCCTCCTCGGCGCCCGCTGGGGCGCCTCCGCCATCCCGGCCGAGTGGCGCAAGCTCAGCCACGGCTACCCCGGCATCCCCGGCGACTTCCTCGCCACCCTCGCCCTCGACGCCGTGGCCGCCGGGCGCGCTGGCTCCTGA
- a CDS encoding Fur family transcriptional regulator, with protein sequence MTEAAEDWREALRAKGYRLTPQRELVLGAVERLRHATPEEVLAVVRESSSAINLSTVYRNLEVLEELGLVRHAHLGERASTYHSVSGRPHFHAVCRKCQKVTSVDPSVADGICERLREEYAFEADVAHLTVFGACVDCSSEPT encoded by the coding sequence ATGACCGAGGCGGCTGAGGACTGGCGCGAGGCCCTTCGGGCGAAGGGCTATCGACTCACGCCCCAGCGCGAGCTGGTCCTCGGAGCCGTCGAGCGACTGCGGCACGCCACCCCCGAGGAGGTGCTCGCGGTCGTGCGCGAGTCCTCCTCCGCGATCAACCTCTCCACCGTCTACCGCAACCTCGAGGTGCTCGAGGAGCTGGGTCTGGTGCGCCACGCCCACCTGGGCGAGCGCGCCTCGACCTACCACTCCGTCTCCGGGCGCCCGCATTTTCATGCCGTGTGCAGGAAGTGTCAGAAGGTCACGAGCGTTGACCCCTCTGTGGCCGACGGAATCTGCGAGCGGCTGCGCGAGGAGTACGCCTTCGAGGCAGATGTCGCTCATCTGACCGTCTTCGGGGCGTGCGTCGACTGTTCTTCAGAGCCCACGTAG
- a CDS encoding RNA degradosome polyphosphate kinase, whose translation MSLDPQAPTRSAEDTVSLTAVPDQPFDVEPEYIPDHEALAEVEKYEDRFLDRELSWLRFNERVLELAEDDTLPLLERVRFLAIFTSNLDEFFMVRVAGLKRRIAAGVAVRAASGLMPREVLELIWRKTRELSERHAEVFRDKVKPALLGEGIQLLHWEDLTPEEVKACKKLFKERVYPVLTPLAVDPAHPFPYISGLSLNLAVRLRDPKTKKKHFARVKVPPIFTRFVPLGDDRFVPLEEIMRERLHKLFPGMEILEVHTFRVTRNEDLEVEEDDAENLLTALEKELLRRRFGPPVRLEVQESMTDSTLDLLVSELGISDKEVFRLPGPLDLRGLHGIADIDREQLKYPAFVPTTHPALAPVESAAPVDVFKAARRGDILLQHPYDSFATSVQRFIEQAAADPRVLAIKQTLYRTSGDSPIIDALIDAAEAGKQVLVLVEIKARFDEVANIRWARKLEQAGCHVVYGLVGLKTHCKLAMVVREEPDGTIRRYTHIGTGNYNPKTSRLYEDMGLITTDENIGEDVAHLFNNLSGWSREATYEQLLVAPGNVRSGLIEQIHAEIAHHLAGRPARIRLKANSVVDEAVIDALYLASQAGVPVQLLVRGICALRPGVEGLSETIEVRSILGRFLEHSRIFWFENGSADDGDGPSAWIGSADMMHRNLDRRVEALVRLPTPELVAEVGALFDLAFEPSTDAWILGSDGTWTRNHAPDHLQAMLIARQRQRRRASAG comes from the coding sequence ATGAGTCTCGACCCGCAGGCCCCCACCCGCTCGGCCGAGGACACCGTGAGTCTGACCGCGGTTCCCGACCAGCCGTTCGACGTCGAGCCCGAATACATCCCCGACCATGAGGCGCTGGCCGAGGTCGAGAAGTACGAGGACCGGTTCCTCGACCGCGAGCTGTCCTGGCTGCGGTTCAACGAGCGGGTGCTGGAGCTGGCGGAGGACGACACGCTGCCGCTGCTGGAGCGCGTACGTTTCCTGGCGATCTTCACCTCCAACCTCGACGAGTTCTTCATGGTCCGCGTCGCCGGGCTGAAGCGGCGGATCGCGGCAGGGGTGGCGGTGCGGGCAGCCTCGGGGCTGATGCCGCGCGAGGTCCTCGAGCTGATCTGGAGGAAGACCCGGGAGCTCTCCGAGCGGCATGCCGAGGTGTTCCGCGACAAGGTGAAGCCGGCGCTGCTCGGGGAGGGCATCCAGCTGCTGCACTGGGAGGACCTCACCCCCGAGGAGGTCAAGGCCTGCAAGAAGCTGTTCAAGGAGCGGGTCTACCCGGTGCTGACGCCGCTGGCGGTCGACCCGGCCCACCCGTTCCCCTACATCTCCGGCCTCTCGCTCAACCTCGCGGTCCGGCTGCGAGACCCGAAGACGAAGAAGAAGCACTTCGCCCGCGTGAAGGTGCCGCCGATCTTCACCCGCTTCGTGCCGCTGGGCGACGACCGGTTCGTGCCGCTCGAGGAGATCATGCGGGAGCGGCTCCACAAGCTCTTCCCGGGCATGGAGATCCTCGAGGTGCACACCTTCCGGGTGACCCGCAACGAGGACCTCGAGGTCGAGGAGGACGACGCCGAGAACCTCCTCACCGCGCTGGAGAAGGAGCTGCTCAGGCGGCGCTTCGGCCCTCCCGTACGCCTCGAGGTGCAGGAGTCGATGACCGACTCGACCCTCGACCTGCTGGTCTCCGAGCTCGGCATCTCCGACAAGGAGGTCTTCCGGCTGCCCGGTCCGCTCGACCTGCGCGGGCTGCACGGCATCGCCGACATCGACCGTGAGCAGCTGAAGTATCCGGCCTTCGTGCCGACGACCCACCCGGCTCTGGCCCCGGTCGAGAGCGCCGCGCCGGTCGACGTCTTCAAGGCGGCCCGCCGCGGCGACATCCTCCTCCAGCACCCCTACGACTCGTTCGCGACCAGCGTGCAGCGCTTCATCGAGCAGGCGGCGGCCGACCCGCGGGTGCTCGCGATCAAGCAGACCCTCTACCGCACCTCCGGCGACTCCCCCATCATCGACGCCCTGATCGATGCCGCCGAGGCCGGCAAGCAGGTCCTGGTGCTCGTCGAGATCAAGGCGCGCTTCGACGAGGTGGCCAACATCCGCTGGGCGCGCAAGCTCGAGCAGGCCGGCTGCCACGTGGTCTACGGCCTGGTCGGCCTGAAGACCCACTGCAAGCTGGCGATGGTGGTGCGCGAGGAGCCCGACGGCACCATCCGCCGCTACACCCACATCGGCACCGGCAACTACAACCCCAAGACCTCCCGGCTCTACGAGGACATGGGCCTGATCACCACCGACGAGAACATCGGCGAGGACGTCGCCCACCTGTTCAACAACCTCTCCGGTTGGAGCCGGGAGGCGACGTACGAGCAGCTTCTCGTCGCGCCCGGAAACGTACGCAGCGGCCTGATCGAGCAGATCCACGCCGAGATCGCCCACCATCTGGCGGGGCGGCCGGCACGGATCCGCCTCAAGGCCAACTCCGTCGTGGACGAGGCCGTCATCGACGCGCTCTACCTGGCCTCCCAGGCAGGCGTGCCCGTCCAGCTGCTGGTGCGCGGCATCTGCGCGCTGCGCCCGGGCGTGGAGGGGCTCAGCGAGACCATCGAGGTGCGCTCGATCCTGGGCAGGTTCCTGGAGCACTCCCGGATCTTCTGGTTCGAGAACGGCTCCGCCGACGACGGGGACGGCCCGAGCGCCTGGATCGGCTCGGCCGACATGATGCACCGCAACCTCGACCGCCGGGTCGAGGCCCTCGTACGTCTCCCCACCCCGGAGCTCGTGGCGGAGGTAGGCGCACTGTTCGACCTGGCATTCGAACCGTCGACCGACGCCTGGATCCTCGGCTCGGACGGAACGTGGACCCGCAACCACGCTCCCGACCATCTCCAGGCGATGTTGATCGCACGCCAGCGGCAGCGCAGGCGCGCCTCGGCGGGCTGA
- a CDS encoding DsrE family protein codes for MQELVVKVTVGAEAPERTNQAFTVASAAATAGAKVSLWLTGEATWFAVPGRAEEFTLENAAPLQELIALVIEAGEVTVCSQCASRRDLTEDDLIKGVTIKGAVVFAEEILRDGVQALVY; via the coding sequence ATGCAAGAACTCGTGGTGAAGGTGACCGTGGGCGCCGAGGCGCCCGAGCGTACGAACCAGGCCTTCACGGTCGCCTCGGCGGCCGCGACCGCCGGTGCGAAGGTGTCGCTGTGGCTCACCGGTGAGGCGACGTGGTTCGCGGTGCCCGGGCGCGCCGAGGAATTCACGCTGGAGAACGCGGCGCCGCTGCAGGAGCTCATCGCACTGGTCATCGAGGCCGGCGAGGTCACCGTGTGCAGCCAGTGCGCCTCCCGTCGAGACCTCACCGAGGACGACCTGATCAAGGGCGTCACCATCAAGGGTGCGGTCGTGTTCGCCGAGGAGATCCTCCGCGACGGCGTGCAGGCTCTCGTCTACTGA
- a CDS encoding FABP family protein gives MAFELPENLHPDAGPCAWMLGTWQGNGHGDYPTIDKFEFGQELIFTHDGRPFFHYFSRSWIIDPETGEKVRDAALETGFLRFRPEGEVEWVMTHSSGIVEIWYGKAEGGKLDIVTDAVARTETAKEYTAGKRLYGNVEGDLLYAYDMAAMGQALQPHLWARLKRVPK, from the coding sequence GTGGCTTTCGAACTTCCGGAGAACCTTCACCCCGACGCGGGTCCCTGCGCATGGATGCTCGGCACCTGGCAGGGCAACGGGCACGGTGACTATCCGACGATCGACAAGTTCGAGTTCGGTCAGGAGCTGATCTTCACCCACGACGGCCGGCCGTTCTTCCACTACTTCTCGCGCTCGTGGATCATCGACCCCGAGACCGGCGAGAAGGTGCGCGACGCCGCGCTCGAGACCGGCTTCCTGCGCTTCCGCCCCGAGGGCGAGGTCGAGTGGGTGATGACGCACAGCAGCGGCATCGTCGAGATCTGGTACGGCAAGGCCGAGGGCGGCAAGCTCGACATCGTCACCGACGCGGTCGCCCGCACGGAGACGGCCAAGGAGTACACCGCCGGCAAGCGGCTCTACGGCAACGTCGAGGGCGACCTGCTCTATGCGTACGACATGGCCGCGATGGGTCAGGCGCTGCAGCCGCACCTGTGGGCGCGGCTCAAGCGGGTTCCTAAGTAG
- a CDS encoding alpha/beta hydrolase produces MSILERASSVIDPLVAPVVTPIKGLAFAAALNLPAAVQRRIAGKPVTYDGQTLAVDTQIMLALMKVSGEPDPSTLPIPKGRVALLRQSQLGGGRQEIGSVRELWVAGLKARLYVPEGVSGNAPLLVFLHGGGFIFGDLDSHDAPCRLLASESGVKILSVDYRLAPESPFPAAYDDSVAAFRWAVEHAAELGADPARIGVGGDSAGGNLAAGVALAVGEACAFQLLIYPVTQSEAATRSREDLREGFYLTADFIAAATDNYLPQGIDRRDPRHAPLHAEIPTSGVAPAYVATAGFDPLRDEGEAYAVKLEEAGVKVAHKRFADQIHGFLNVVGAGRTSRAAVLEIARVLKDNL; encoded by the coding sequence ATGTCGATTCTTGAGCGTGCGTCGTCCGTGATCGATCCGCTGGTGGCGCCTGTGGTGACCCCGATCAAGGGGCTCGCATTCGCGGCGGCGCTGAACCTGCCGGCCGCGGTGCAGCGGCGAATTGCGGGCAAGCCGGTGACGTACGACGGGCAGACGCTCGCCGTGGACACGCAGATCATGCTCGCGCTGATGAAGGTGTCGGGCGAGCCGGACCCGTCGACGCTGCCGATCCCTAAGGGGCGGGTGGCTCTGCTGCGACAGTCGCAGCTCGGTGGTGGTCGCCAGGAGATCGGGTCGGTGCGCGAGCTGTGGGTCGCAGGCCTGAAGGCGCGGCTCTACGTCCCCGAGGGTGTCTCGGGCAACGCTCCGCTGCTGGTCTTCCTGCACGGCGGCGGCTTCATCTTCGGCGACCTCGACAGCCACGACGCTCCCTGCCGGCTGCTGGCCAGCGAGTCGGGGGTCAAGATCCTCTCGGTCGACTACCGGCTGGCGCCGGAGTCGCCGTTCCCGGCGGCGTACGACGACTCGGTCGCGGCGTTCCGCTGGGCCGTCGAGCACGCGGCCGAGCTCGGCGCGGACCCGGCCCGGATCGGGGTGGGCGGCGACTCCGCCGGCGGCAACCTGGCGGCAGGCGTCGCGCTCGCGGTCGGCGAGGCGTGCGCGTTCCAGTTGCTCATCTACCCGGTGACGCAGTCGGAGGCAGCCACCCGCAGCCGCGAGGATCTCCGCGAGGGCTTCTACCTGACCGCCGACTTCATCGCGGCCGCCACCGACAACTACCTGCCCCAGGGCATCGACCGCCGCGACCCGCGCCATGCTCCGCTGCACGCCGAGATCCCGACGAGCGGGGTCGCCCCGGCCTACGTCGCGACAGCGGGTTTCGACCCGCTGCGCGACGAGGGCGAGGCGTACGCCGTCAAGCTCGAGGAGGCCGGGGTCAAGGTCGCGCACAAGCGCTTCGCCGACCAGATCCACGGGTTCCTGAACGTGGTCGGCGCCGGACGTACCTCACGCGCTGCTGTGCTCGAGATCGCTCGGGTTCTGAAGGACAACTTGTAA
- a CDS encoding DUF47 domain-containing protein, whose product MRFRIRPVDTSFYDLFTESANHLVGGVSLLAEMLSDNADREDVARRMRDAEHAADETTHELIKKVNSTFVTPFDREDIYALGSGLDDVMDSMDEVVDQIFVYGVNILPPELSDQVTVLQRCAELTASAMPNLRSMKELSEYWIEINRLENQGDKNHRRILAKLFSGEYEALEVLKLKDIVESLEDAIDGFEKVANTVEQIAVKES is encoded by the coding sequence GTGCGTTTCCGAATCCGCCCGGTCGACACGTCGTTCTACGACCTGTTCACCGAGTCCGCCAACCACCTCGTCGGCGGCGTCTCGCTGCTCGCCGAGATGCTCAGCGACAATGCCGACCGTGAGGACGTCGCGCGTCGCATGCGCGACGCGGAGCATGCCGCCGACGAGACCACCCACGAGCTGATCAAGAAGGTCAACTCCACCTTCGTCACGCCGTTCGACCGCGAGGACATCTACGCCCTCGGCTCCGGTCTCGACGACGTGATGGACTCGATGGACGAGGTCGTCGACCAGATCTTCGTCTACGGCGTCAACATCCTGCCCCCGGAGCTCTCCGACCAGGTGACCGTGCTCCAGCGCTGCGCGGAGCTGACCGCGTCGGCGATGCCCAACCTCCGCTCCATGAAGGAGCTCTCGGAGTACTGGATCGAGATCAACCGTCTCGAGAACCAGGGCGACAAGAACCACCGCCGCATCCTCGCCAAGCTCTTCTCCGGTGAGTACGAGGCACTCGAGGTCCTCAAGCTGAAGGACATCGTGGAGTCCCTCGAGGACGCGATCGACGGTTTCGAGAAGGTCGCGAACACCGTCGAGCAGATCGCCGTCAAGGAATCCTGA